In Levilactobacillus brevis, a single genomic region encodes these proteins:
- a CDS encoding nucleoside 2-deoxyribosyltransferase — MSQIYVASPFFSPEQVDRVKRVEAALTANPTVKDFYSPRLHQDTANEQFTKPWATEIFHRDMDQIAAAEVIVTVIDFEAKNLDSGTAYELGVATMSNKPIIALQEKDEAVNLMVTESMHWYTKNVADLETYDFTALPAGEFVGEIL; from the coding sequence ATGTCACAGATTTACGTTGCGAGTCCTTTCTTTAGTCCCGAACAGGTTGACCGGGTGAAACGGGTGGAAGCCGCCTTAACGGCCAACCCCACGGTCAAGGATTTCTACTCACCACGGCTCCATCAGGATACGGCCAACGAACAGTTCACTAAGCCGTGGGCGACAGAAATTTTCCACCGCGATATGGACCAGATTGCGGCGGCGGAAGTCATCGTCACGGTGATTGACTTCGAGGCCAAGAACCTCGACTCCGGTACGGCCTACGAATTGGGCGTAGCCACGATGAGCAACAAGCCCATCATCGCCCTGCAGGAAAAAGACGAGGCCGTCAATCTGATGGTCACGGAGAGTATGCACTGGTACACCAAGAATGTGGCTGACCTGGAGACCTATGATTTCACAGCGTTACCAGCCGGTGAATTTGTCGGCGAGATTCTCTAA
- a CDS encoding cytosine permease, translated as MAQEMKASATKTPKTFGRVESIPSEHRRMSNWDLFATWIGANANNGTWYIGGVIAACGFLTASTTLVVVGLISYALLAVASYMGYRTGLPAMALTRASFGLRGSFIPSVINVIQFIGWAAVNTFIAATSISYIFGELFGWPLYGKPGGTFGLIVGIVIMSVLHLLSISLGERSVRLIERIGIILVVIFVLWESVVVFRTVSFSDIVGWQPPHNLRMSSGVAADTLAAFNLAWVTAASDFSRFTNKKSAATKASFLGANFGLFWFAFIGLFATIGTAVSLNHFDPNNSDPSTVAAKLGLGIIALLVIVLTSTTANAVNLMSAGSALTNMTHRLSLNVSLWIVTLAATAVTFIPVYLASFLDVFETFLDGIGMFLGPEIAIFLVDYFILKGKRYRLSEFTKVHGAYWYAHGVNWVAVASWGLGVVAYWGLKQVPVIATTIGATFIAMAITALIYLVGMRFTRVQPAKA; from the coding sequence ATGGCACAAGAGATGAAAGCAAGCGCAACAAAGACACCGAAGACATTCGGACGGGTGGAGTCGATTCCGAGTGAGCATCGGCGCATGTCGAATTGGGATTTGTTTGCTACGTGGATTGGCGCAAACGCCAACAACGGGACCTGGTACATCGGCGGGGTCATTGCCGCCTGTGGCTTCCTGACGGCGTCGACCACCCTTGTGGTGGTGGGGTTGATCTCTTACGCATTACTTGCAGTGGCGAGCTACATGGGTTATCGGACCGGCTTACCGGCAATGGCCCTGACCCGGGCGTCATTTGGCCTGCGGGGGAGCTTCATTCCCTCGGTGATCAACGTGATTCAATTCATTGGCTGGGCAGCGGTTAATACGTTCATCGCTGCCACGTCCATCAGCTACATTTTCGGAGAATTATTCGGGTGGCCGCTCTACGGTAAGCCCGGGGGAACCTTCGGCTTAATTGTCGGGATTGTCATCATGAGTGTCTTGCATTTATTGAGTATTTCGTTAGGCGAACGGTCCGTACGGTTGATTGAACGAATCGGAATTATCTTGGTGGTTATCTTCGTGTTGTGGGAATCCGTGGTGGTCTTCCGGACGGTTTCCTTTAGCGACATTGTCGGCTGGCAACCGCCTCACAATTTGCGGATGTCCTCCGGGGTGGCTGCGGATACCTTGGCGGCTTTCAACTTGGCGTGGGTCACGGCCGCGTCAGACTTCAGTCGCTTCACGAACAAGAAGTCCGCGGCGACGAAGGCCAGCTTCCTGGGTGCCAACTTCGGTCTGTTCTGGTTCGCTTTCATCGGGTTGTTCGCGACGATTGGGACGGCGGTGTCACTGAATCATTTCGACCCCAACAACTCCGACCCTAGTACGGTCGCAGCAAAGTTAGGATTAGGCATCATCGCCTTATTAGTCATCGTACTGACCAGTACCACGGCGAACGCGGTGAACCTGATGTCGGCGGGCTCGGCACTGACCAACATGACGCATCGGCTATCGCTGAACGTGAGTCTGTGGATTGTGACGCTGGCGGCTACGGCGGTTACATTCATCCCGGTCTATCTGGCGAGCTTCCTGGATGTCTTCGAAACCTTCCTGGATGGGATCGGCATGTTTCTGGGACCAGAGATTGCCATCTTCTTGGTGGACTACTTCATCCTGAAGGGCAAACGCTACCGGTTGAGTGAGTTCACCAAGGTTCACGGTGCCTACTGGTACGCTCACGGGGTTAACTGGGTGGCCGTTGCCAGCTGGGGTCTAGGCGTTGTTGCCTACTGGGGGCTGAAGCAGGTTCCAGTGATTGCGACCACGATTGGCGCAACCTTCATTGCTATGGCGATTACGGCGCTAATCTATCTGGTGGGGATGCGCTTCACCCGGGTTCAACCGGCTAAGGCCTAA
- a CDS encoding helix-turn-helix domain-containing protein produces the protein MKIDFAMLTDRETLKIRLLTFMNDERRHFSLTEFAEMTDVSYSRAYHVLLNLRSDLLTLDVQTILTKDDLATTVTMDEYRYWLYRHSIPYQAMVATLTQRYDQASAFCADLGISTSTFNRRMKAMKQQLAQYDLQLVANPLRLAGNEVLIQLLYFMLFSTTLTPVADLPHLSPRMQKLHDQVMATYANPSVYQESASLTQRKDLLVTLALLRLEQGYRYTSLRFPLAHLTDLRKLAGALQDQLGDTPQQALTELAALDYLLTSSPYFVRALQPQAMQRLYLGLKQRLGNYELAPGVHELADYATGRDWFANWLFSLCQFMLLFRVDPLLRPEITALYQPTKSSMAAATALAKSMGRLYPGQVAAADIRLVQKHLSKYTNGLTLTEAKVEILVTYDMIGVTTDIFNRLLSGVVHLSLLTDQTVIDPANRDNYLIIYGVDPLAAGFATQHHIEAFHWVKELAYGENLDRLIRVLRHHELSLFALDFNNRKHPLSED, from the coding sequence TTGAAGATTGACTTTGCGATGTTAACGGACCGCGAGACGTTAAAGATTCGGTTGTTGACCTTTATGAACGATGAGCGGCGGCATTTCAGCTTAACTGAATTTGCCGAAATGACCGATGTAAGTTATTCGCGGGCCTATCATGTGTTGTTGAACTTGCGGTCTGACCTTTTGACGTTGGATGTGCAAACGATCTTAACCAAGGACGACTTGGCGACGACGGTGACGATGGATGAGTACCGATACTGGCTGTATCGTCATAGCATTCCCTATCAGGCGATGGTGGCCACGCTGACTCAGCGTTACGATCAGGCCAGTGCCTTTTGTGCCGACCTAGGTATTAGCACGTCGACGTTTAATCGGCGCATGAAGGCCATGAAGCAGCAGTTGGCCCAGTATGATTTACAGCTGGTCGCCAATCCGCTGCGGCTTGCGGGCAATGAAGTATTGATTCAACTCTTGTATTTTATGTTATTCAGTACGACGCTGACGCCAGTGGCGGATCTACCCCACCTGTCGCCGCGCATGCAGAAGCTACATGATCAGGTGATGGCGACCTACGCCAATCCCAGCGTTTATCAGGAGTCGGCGAGCCTGACGCAGCGTAAGGACTTGCTGGTTACCCTGGCCTTACTGCGGCTTGAACAGGGCTACCGGTACACGTCGCTACGGTTTCCGCTGGCTCACCTGACCGATCTCCGCAAGTTGGCGGGGGCGCTTCAGGATCAGCTTGGTGACACGCCGCAGCAGGCGTTGACCGAGTTGGCGGCGCTGGATTATTTGCTCACCAGCTCGCCTTACTTCGTGCGGGCACTGCAACCGCAGGCCATGCAACGACTGTATCTGGGCTTGAAGCAACGACTGGGAAACTATGAGCTGGCACCGGGTGTGCACGAGTTGGCGGACTACGCCACGGGACGCGATTGGTTTGCCAACTGGTTATTTTCACTCTGCCAGTTCATGTTGTTATTCCGGGTAGACCCATTGCTCCGACCGGAAATTACGGCGCTTTACCAGCCCACGAAATCCTCGATGGCTGCGGCGACTGCATTGGCGAAGAGTATGGGGCGGCTGTACCCTGGACAGGTGGCCGCGGCAGATATCCGGTTGGTTCAGAAGCATTTGAGCAAATACACCAACGGGTTGACGTTGACGGAAGCCAAGGTGGAGATTCTGGTGACCTACGACATGATCGGTGTGACCACGGATATCTTTAACCGCTTACTGAGCGGCGTGGTTCACCTGAGCCTGCTGACTGATCAGACGGTGATTGATCCGGCCAACCGGGACAATTACCTGATTATTTATGGTGTCGATCCCTTGGCGGCTGGTTTTGCCACGCAGCACCACATCGAGGCATTTCACTGGGTCAAGGAGCTGGCCTACGGGGAGAATTTGGATCGGCTGATTCGAGTGCTACGGCACCACGAGCTGTCGCTGTTTGCGCTGGACTTTAACAACCGCAAGCACCCGCTTAGCGAGGATTAA
- a CDS encoding MarR family winged helix-turn-helix transcriptional regulator: MVEHEQLKTLTKIYSLVTQCYNQPLAELSLNLPQCQLLTYVADEELTVAQAAKKLGFSATRTSNLVVDLCKRGYLSQRVASKDRRRRYLTLTVLGRKKLRLIQEQLPTTLSDTLKQLQGASQQVVATEPVTTGDSTH, from the coding sequence ATGGTGGAGCATGAGCAATTAAAAACACTGACAAAGATCTATAGCTTGGTGACGCAGTGCTACAACCAACCACTAGCGGAACTCAGCCTGAACCTACCTCAGTGTCAGTTGTTAACCTACGTTGCGGACGAGGAATTAACGGTGGCTCAAGCCGCGAAGAAGCTAGGCTTTTCAGCGACCCGGACGTCGAATCTCGTCGTGGATCTGTGCAAACGAGGATATCTAAGTCAGCGGGTGGCTTCGAAGGATCGGCGCCGTCGGTATCTGACGTTAACGGTTCTGGGCCGAAAGAAATTGCGGCTCATCCAAGAGCAGTTGCCAACGACCCTGTCGGACACCCTGAAACAGTTGCAGGGCGCTAGCCAGCAGGTTGTCGCGACAGAGCCTGTGACGACGGGAGATTCGACGCATTAA